The following proteins are co-located in the Nocardia bhagyanarayanae genome:
- the mycP gene encoding type VII secretion-associated serine protease mycosin — translation MAPLLRRLLRAVTVAAVLALATGTPTPAVAIEPPKVDDGALGAVLGLAASARPPDETEQAKVCAEPTLQGGVPRDPPLAQRILGLAEAWQFSRGAGQKVAVIDTGVNRHWRLPALQAGGDFVSTTDGTVDCDGHGTFVAGIIAAQPSLEDGFAGVAPEAEILAIRQLSSAYEAKDRNRREEPGVITREGYGTVNTLAAGIVRAVDMGATVINISEVACMAANAGAADGALGAAVKYAYDRNVVVVAAAGNTMQGTPCEKQNDRSGWSAVGTVVTPAWFTPYVLSVASVDPEGSVSPFSLHGPWVGVAAPGREIVSLDSKPGGAGLVNATQTDEGYSTIDGTSFSSAYVSGLAALVRSRFPELTAAEVIDRIKLTAQAPDNGRNDKVGHGLIDPLAALTAQLPRQPVTVGSDIPRKIAGPSPPPYVDPAPRLVATIGSITLLALLGLGYAASIPFRRDEQVSVDPGAEQQTREGL, via the coding sequence ATGGCACCGCTCCTACGGCGGCTGCTGCGGGCGGTGACAGTGGCCGCGGTGCTCGCGCTCGCCACCGGAACACCCACGCCCGCGGTGGCGATCGAGCCGCCGAAGGTCGACGACGGCGCACTCGGCGCCGTGCTCGGCCTGGCCGCCAGTGCCAGACCGCCGGACGAGACCGAACAGGCCAAAGTCTGCGCCGAACCCACCCTCCAGGGCGGGGTGCCCCGCGATCCGCCACTGGCGCAGCGGATCCTCGGTTTGGCCGAGGCGTGGCAGTTCAGCCGCGGCGCGGGTCAGAAGGTCGCCGTCATCGATACCGGCGTGAACCGGCACTGGCGCCTGCCCGCGCTCCAGGCCGGCGGGGACTTCGTCTCCACCACCGACGGCACCGTCGACTGCGACGGCCACGGCACCTTCGTGGCCGGGATCATCGCCGCCCAGCCCAGTCTGGAAGACGGATTCGCCGGTGTCGCACCGGAAGCCGAGATCCTGGCCATCCGCCAGCTCAGCTCGGCCTACGAAGCCAAGGACCGCAATCGCCGGGAGGAGCCGGGCGTGATCACGCGCGAAGGCTACGGCACGGTCAACACCCTGGCCGCCGGTATCGTCCGCGCGGTCGACATGGGCGCCACGGTGATCAACATCTCCGAGGTGGCGTGCATGGCCGCGAACGCGGGCGCTGCCGACGGCGCCTTGGGCGCCGCCGTGAAGTACGCCTACGACCGCAATGTGGTCGTAGTCGCCGCGGCCGGAAACACCATGCAGGGCACGCCCTGTGAGAAGCAGAACGACCGCTCGGGCTGGTCGGCGGTGGGCACCGTGGTCACTCCGGCCTGGTTCACGCCCTATGTGCTGTCGGTCGCCTCGGTGGATCCCGAGGGCTCGGTCTCACCGTTCTCGCTGCACGGCCCGTGGGTCGGCGTCGCCGCGCCGGGGCGCGAGATCGTCTCCCTGGACAGCAAGCCCGGCGGGGCGGGCCTGGTCAACGCGACCCAGACCGACGAGGGCTACTCCACCATCGACGGCACCAGCTTCTCCAGCGCCTACGTCTCCGGACTGGCCGCGCTGGTCCGGTCACGCTTCCCGGAACTGACCGCCGCCGAGGTGATCGATCGGATCAAGCTGACCGCGCAGGCGCCGGACAACGGACGCAACGACAAGGTCGGGCACGGCCTGATCGATCCACTGGCCGCGCTCACCGCGCAGCTGCCGCGACAGCCGGTCACCGTCGGCTCCGATATACCGCGCAAGATCGCCGGGCCGTCCCCGCCGCCGTACGTCGACCCGGCCCCCCGCCTGGTCGCCACGATCGGCTCGATCACGCTGCTCGCCCTGCTCGGGCTCGGCTACGCCGCCTCGATCCCGTTCCGGCGGGATGAGCAGGTGAGTGTGGATCCGGGCGCGGAGCAGCAGACCCGAGAGGGGTTGTAG
- the eccCa gene encoding type VII secretion protein EccCa: MATEGFVRRPRIAPPRPPGGEVALSAPPELDRPVVGNLLMKLMPVVMVVAVVGMIAMMVMMGRNLLANPFMMMFPIMMLMSMFGMMAGMRGGGGPKKAAELNEERKDYFRYLDQVRKDVRKTGNQQLAALRWSHPEPSDLQSVIGSRRMWERRPNDPDFGHVRVGLGSHRLATKLARPETGPLEDLEPVSTVALRRFVRTHSVVHGLPTAISLRAFPAINIEGDREAALTLVRSMLMEFTTFHGPDHAAVAIICADPDGPAWSWAKWLPHLQHPVERDGMGSARMMYRSLAELETSMSAELVERGRFMRNAQPTAGRIHLLVIIDDGYVSGSERVVSDAGLDSVTVLDLTAPQSGLAVRRGLQLVVTEDGMVAAKSAAGVEKFATADQVTRAEATALARDLARFRIATAAQMVSLGDEIRADPGLMALLKIPDAAQIDPAVVWRPRSDRERLRVPIGVTPDGTPVEIDIKESAENGMGPHGLCIGATGSGKSEFLRTLVLSMVTTHSPDLLNLVLVDFKGGATFLGLDSLPHVSAVITNLEEELALVDRMKDALSGEMTRRQELLRAAGNFANVTEYEKARAAGADLDPLPALFVVVDEFSELLSQKPDFADLFVMIGRLGRSLRVHLLLASQRLEENKLRGLDSHLSYRIGLRTFSANESRAVLGITDAYHLPSVPGSGYLKSDADDPLRFNASYVSGPYVSPRGTRQVDGKTVGGQSPVVFTAAPVALPETVEPEREAVPSGRPELPPPPGRMALPELPPPPGQFVEGEDEQGPVPVAEAVPATLLTTVVERLRGHGRPAHEVWLPPLDESPSVDMLLPDPDWRSPVNRHGQLWLPLGVIDKPYEQRRDVLIVDLSAAQGNVAVVGGPQSGKSTTLRTIIMAAAATHTPEQVQFYCLDFGGGTLSGLAGIPHVGSVAGRMEVDRIRRTIAEVTGILRRREELFRELGIDSIVEFRRRKALLAEKSPAERQADPLAQDPHGDVFLVIDGWPTIRADYDTLEPQLNAIAAQGLSYGVHLVVSTTRWPEIRPQVKDLIGTRIELRLGDPSDSEMDRRTAVLVPTGRPGRGLTAQKLHLLIALPRLDSDSDPRTLSEGIAIAKQQLTELYPGRNAPEVRMLPMELSRDAVVAEAARRGIQQSKTLAVIGVGETDLQPIAMDFAVQPHFYSFCDVECGKTTLLRNIVLGITENSTSDEARVILIDYRRTMLGVIEGAQLAGYSTSSQTSFGMIKEVANYLQKRIPGNDITPQQLRERSWWTGPEIYVVVDDYEMVVSGGRNPLEPLIEFLPQARDIGLHVVISRRAGGASRAMFDKVLGTLKEMGVDALLMSAPKDEGKIIGDIRAAKLPPGRGTLITRGGTEMIQVAHLPPL, from the coding sequence ATGGCAACCGAAGGTTTCGTGCGCCGCCCGCGGATCGCGCCGCCGCGTCCGCCGGGCGGTGAGGTCGCGTTGTCCGCGCCGCCGGAACTCGATCGTCCCGTCGTCGGCAATCTGCTGATGAAGCTGATGCCGGTGGTGATGGTGGTCGCCGTGGTCGGCATGATCGCGATGATGGTCATGATGGGCCGCAACCTGCTGGCCAACCCGTTCATGATGATGTTCCCGATCATGATGCTGATGTCGATGTTCGGCATGATGGCGGGCATGCGCGGCGGCGGCGGGCCGAAGAAGGCCGCCGAGCTCAACGAGGAACGCAAGGACTACTTCCGCTACCTCGATCAGGTCCGCAAGGATGTGCGCAAGACCGGCAACCAGCAGCTGGCGGCGCTGCGGTGGAGTCATCCCGAACCCAGCGACCTGCAATCGGTGATCGGCAGCCGCCGGATGTGGGAACGTCGGCCCAACGACCCGGATTTCGGGCACGTGCGGGTCGGCTTGGGCAGCCACCGCCTGGCCACCAAGCTCGCCCGGCCCGAGACCGGTCCACTGGAAGACCTGGAACCGGTGTCCACCGTCGCCTTGCGCCGGTTCGTGCGCACCCACTCGGTGGTGCACGGCCTGCCCACCGCCATCTCGCTGCGCGCGTTCCCCGCCATCAACATCGAAGGCGACCGTGAGGCCGCGCTCACGCTGGTGCGCTCGATGCTGATGGAGTTCACCACCTTCCACGGCCCCGACCACGCCGCGGTCGCCATCATCTGCGCCGACCCCGACGGCCCGGCTTGGTCCTGGGCGAAATGGCTACCGCACCTGCAACATCCGGTGGAACGCGACGGCATGGGCTCGGCCCGGATGATGTACCGCTCGCTGGCCGAACTGGAGACCTCCATGTCCGCCGAGCTGGTCGAGCGCGGTCGCTTCATGCGTAACGCGCAGCCGACGGCGGGCCGGATCCATCTGCTGGTGATCATCGACGACGGCTACGTCAGCGGTTCCGAACGCGTCGTCAGCGACGCGGGCCTGGACTCGGTGACCGTGCTCGACCTGACCGCACCGCAAAGCGGTCTCGCGGTGCGCCGCGGCCTGCAACTGGTCGTCACCGAGGACGGCATGGTGGCCGCGAAATCCGCTGCGGGCGTCGAGAAGTTCGCCACCGCGGATCAGGTGACCCGGGCCGAGGCGACCGCGCTGGCCCGGGATCTGGCGCGTTTCCGCATCGCGACCGCCGCCCAGATGGTGAGCCTGGGTGACGAGATCCGGGCCGATCCCGGCCTGATGGCACTGCTGAAGATTCCCGACGCCGCGCAGATCGATCCCGCGGTGGTGTGGCGCCCGCGCAGCGACCGGGAACGGCTGCGGGTACCGATCGGCGTCACCCCCGACGGCACGCCGGTCGAGATCGACATCAAGGAGTCCGCCGAGAACGGCATGGGTCCGCACGGATTGTGTATCGGCGCAACGGGTTCGGGTAAGTCCGAGTTCCTGCGCACGCTGGTGCTCTCCATGGTGACCACGCACTCGCCCGATCTGCTGAACCTGGTCCTTGTCGACTTCAAGGGTGGCGCGACCTTCCTCGGTCTGGATTCGCTGCCGCACGTCTCCGCGGTCATCACCAACCTCGAAGAGGAACTCGCCCTCGTCGACCGCATGAAGGACGCCCTCTCCGGTGAGATGACCCGGCGCCAGGAGTTGCTGCGCGCGGCAGGCAACTTCGCCAATGTCACCGAATACGAGAAGGCTCGCGCCGCGGGCGCCGACCTGGATCCGCTGCCCGCGCTGTTCGTGGTGGTCGACGAGTTCTCCGAACTGCTCTCGCAGAAACCGGATTTCGCCGACCTGTTCGTGATGATCGGCCGCCTCGGCCGCTCGCTGCGCGTGCATCTGCTGCTGGCTTCGCAGCGCCTGGAAGAGAACAAGCTGCGCGGTCTGGACTCACATCTGTCCTACCGGATCGGCCTGCGTACGTTCTCCGCCAACGAATCCCGTGCGGTGCTCGGCATCACCGACGCCTACCACCTGCCGAGCGTGCCTGGCTCCGGCTACCTCAAGAGCGACGCCGACGATCCGCTGCGCTTCAACGCCAGTTACGTCTCGGGGCCGTATGTTTCGCCGCGCGGTACCCGGCAGGTGGACGGCAAGACGGTCGGCGGGCAGTCGCCCGTGGTGTTCACCGCGGCGCCGGTGGCGCTGCCGGAGACCGTCGAGCCCGAGCGGGAGGCCGTGCCGAGTGGCCGGCCCGAGCTGCCGCCGCCGCCCGGACGGATGGCGTTGCCCGAATTGCCGCCGCCGCCAGGACAATTCGTGGAGGGGGAAGACGAGCAGGGCCCGGTGCCGGTCGCCGAGGCCGTTCCCGCGACGCTGCTGACCACCGTCGTCGAGCGCCTGCGCGGCCACGGCCGCCCGGCGCACGAGGTGTGGCTGCCGCCACTGGACGAGTCGCCCTCGGTCGACATGTTGCTGCCGGACCCGGACTGGCGCTCGCCGGTCAACCGGCACGGTCAGCTGTGGTTGCCGCTCGGTGTCATCGACAAGCCCTACGAGCAGCGCCGCGACGTGCTGATCGTGGATCTGTCCGCGGCGCAAGGCAATGTCGCGGTCGTCGGTGGTCCGCAGTCGGGTAAGTCGACCACCCTGCGCACCATCATCATGGCCGCGGCCGCCACGCACACACCCGAGCAGGTGCAGTTCTATTGCCTCGACTTCGGTGGCGGCACACTCTCCGGTTTGGCGGGGATTCCGCATGTCGGTTCCGTCGCGGGTCGCATGGAAGTCGATCGGATCCGCCGCACCATCGCGGAGGTGACCGGCATCCTGCGCCGCCGCGAGGAGCTGTTCCGCGAGCTGGGCATCGACTCCATCGTCGAATTCCGCAGGCGGAAAGCGCTGCTGGCGGAGAAGTCGCCTGCCGAGCGGCAAGCCGACCCGCTCGCTCAGGATCCGCACGGTGACGTCTTCCTCGTCATCGACGGCTGGCCCACCATCCGCGCGGATTACGACACGCTGGAACCACAGCTGAACGCCATCGCGGCGCAGGGTCTTTCCTACGGTGTCCACCTGGTGGTCTCGACCACCCGGTGGCCGGAGATCCGGCCCCAGGTCAAGGACCTCATCGGTACTCGCATCGAGCTCCGCCTCGGTGACCCGTCCGACTCCGAGATGGACCGGCGCACCGCGGTGCTCGTGCCCACCGGGCGTCCGGGCCGCGGTCTCACCGCACAGAAGCTGCATCTGCTGATCGCGTTGCCGCGCTTGGACTCCGACTCCGATCCGCGCACCCTGTCCGAGGGAATCGCCATCGCCAAGCAGCAGCTCACCGAGCTCTACCCCGGCCGGAACGCGCCCGAGGTCCGGATGCTGCCGATGGAGCTCTCGCGCGATGCCGTGGTCGCGGAGGCGGCGCGGCGGGGCATCCAGCAGAGCAAGACGCTGGCCGTTATCGGCGTCGGCGAGACCGACCTGCAACCGATCGCCATGGACTTCGCGGTGCAGCCGCACTTCTACAGCTTCTGCGATGTGGAGTGCGGTAAGACCACCCTGCTGCGCAACATCGTCCTCGGCATCACCGAGAACTCCACCTCCGACGAAGCCCGCGTCATCCTGATCGACTACCGGCGCACCATGCTCGGCGTGATCGAGGGGGCGCAGCTGGCCGGGTACTCGACCTCGTCGCAGACGTCTTTCGGGATGATCAAGGAAGTCGCGAACTACCTCCAGAAGCGGATCCCGGGCAACGACATCACGCCACAGCAGTTGCGCGAACGTAGCTGGTGGACCGGGCCCGAGATCTATGTCGTCGTCGACGATTACGAGATGGTGGTCTCCGGTGGGCGCAACCCGCTGGAGCCGCTGATCGAGTTCCTGCCGCAGGCACGCGACATCGGTCTGCACGTGGTGATCAGCCGCCGCGCCGGCGGCGCCAGCCGGGCCATGTTCGACAAGGTGCTCGGCACGCTCAAGGAAATGGGTGTGGACGCGCTGCTGATGAGCGCGCCCAAGGACGAGGGCAAGATCATCGGCGACATCCGCGCCGCCAAGCTGCCGCCCGGCCGCGGCACGCTGATTACTCGCGGCGGCACCGAGATGATCCAGGTGGCGCACCTGCCGCCGCTATAG